A genomic region of Arachis hypogaea cultivar Tifrunner chromosome 5, arahy.Tifrunner.gnm2.J5K5, whole genome shotgun sequence contains the following coding sequences:
- the LOC140173271 gene encoding uncharacterized protein, giving the protein MAEENQRMQDQIAQLVNARLEHNNDHHNRDENHERQSMPTHISETPQQEEEEAQPDAEDKERDNSADSILRFQELARQFEDHFAASTIYLHDSDYLTTIKQGPQESLKDYITRFTKVTMRIPDLHPEVHLHAIKSGLRPSKFQETIAVTKPKTLAEFHEKAKGQIDVEELRQARKTEKSVIIKDDDKPRDSKKPFKSVPRYDSYTKFNAKRDDIIKEILNSKLIKPPRKAGAYRESKAVDKSKYCTFHQKYGHTTNECVIAKDLLERLARQGHLDKFIAGHMQKNVTSAFDPSAATPSSKEKDKAPAQHRGIINYISGGYAGGRNTSSARKRTYRAMLAVTDAPKVPQPNQHFPEMTFRSTDFTHTDANYDDPVVISVQLGDLIVRKVLLNPGSSADVLFFTTFEKMKLSSNILQPYHGDLVGFSGERVPVLGSVWLQTTLGEQPLFKTQDIQYLVVDCFSPYNLILGRPFLNRFAAIVSTVYLCVKFPVQDNEVATIYGDLQEARQCYNISLKPIKKSNMAQVNFIQPDQSRLTEIDPRADFEDQPMPNEDLMKVLLTDDPMKFTFVGTTISKEEKDSLIRFLRENADLFAWTPADMPEIDTSIITHKLAINHEAWPISQKKRNLGAEKRLASLAEVKKLITANFIREIRFTTWLANVVMAKKSNGATYQRLMNKVFENQIGRNIEVYVDDMVAKTIVGNTHVKDLVEIFGKSLQGADLRYPRLEKLALALVFSSRRLRPYFQGHTIIIKTEQPLRQILSKSELAGRLTKWAIELSEFDIQYQPRGSVKSQYLADFVAELTQPGLEEEFSDWTLFVDGASNPQGSGAGILLESPESIILEHSLRFSFKASNNQAEYEALVAGLRNEADLVLAEAHGGICGIHSGARSLAQKILRAGFYWPSLWEDSRKKNLKINQHFSSVEHPQSNGLAKAANKVLLHALRKKLDDAKGLWAELVPEVLWSYNTTVHTSTKETPFRLVYGSEAMIPLEISQQSLRTQAENHDQARQAELNLIEEVRNTASIRHRALQQQLGRRHAKRVQPRSFNIGDLVLRKTEEARRPPSHGKLAATWDGPYRVLEVLGRGAYRLEHLDGTKLPSTWNINSLKQYYS; this is encoded by the exons ATGGCGGAGGAAAATCAAAGAATGCAAGATCAAATCGCACAATTGGTTAATGCTCGGTTAGAGCATAACAATGATCATCATAACCGAGATGAAAATCATGAGCGTCAATCAATGCCGACCCATATTTCTGAAACACCTCAGCAGGAGGAGGAAGAGGCCCAACCAGACGCTGAGGACAAGGAGCGCGACAACTCCGCTG ATTCAATATTGCGTTTCCAGGAATTGGCCAGGCAGTTCGAGGATCACTTTGCAGCATCAACAATATACCTGCATGATTCAGACTACCTGACGACCATCAAACAAGGGCCACAAGAAAGCCTGAAAGATTATATTACTCGCTTTACAAAGGTCACCATGAGGATCCCCGATCTTCATCCTGAAGTCCATCTCCACGCCATTAAAAGCGGCCTTCGTCCCAGCAAGTTCCAAGAGACAATTGCTGTAACTAAACCAAAAACCCTGGCAGAATTTCACGAAAAAGCCAAAGGACAGATAGATGTTGAAGAACTTCGCCAAGCTCGAAAGACAGAAAAATCAGTTATCATCAAGGATGATGATAAACCTCGGGATAGCAAGAAACCCTTTAAGTCTGTCCCCCGCTACGACTCGTACACCAAGTTCAACGCAAAAAGGGATGACATCATCAAAGAAATACTCAATTCCAAGTTAATCAAGCCTCCTCGTAAGGCTGGCGCTTACCGAGAGTCCAAAGCTGTCGATAAATCCAAATATTGCACTTTTCATCAGAAGTACGGGCATACAACCAATGAATGTGTGATTGCTAAAGATCTCCTTGAGCGCCTCGCAAGACAGGGCCACCTTGATAAGTTTATTGCAGGGCATATGCAAAAGAACGTAACCTCGGCTTTCGACCCATCAGCAGCAACCCCATCgtcaaaagaaaaagataaagcaCCAGCCCAACATCGAggaattatcaattatatttcaGGAGGATATGCTGGGGGCAGAAATACAAGCTCGGCTCGAAAAAGAACTTATAGGGCCATGTTGGCAGTAACGGACGCCCCTAAGGTTCCACAGCCGAATCAACACTTCCCAGAAATGACTTTCCGCTCAACCGACTTTACTCACACCGATGCTAATTATGACGACCCAGTGGTAATTTCTGTTCAGTTGGGAGACTTAATAGTCCGCAAAGTACTCCTCAATCCTGGGAGCAGTGCTGATGTATTATTTTTTACCACCTTTGAAAAGATGAAGTTAAGTAGCAACATTTTGCAACCATACCATGGTGACTTGGTCGGATTTTCGGGGGAGCGAGTTCCTGTTCTGGGTTccgtgtggttacaaaccacactcggtGAGCAACCATTATTTAAGACACAAGACATTCAATATCTTGTTGTCGATTGCTTTAGTCCATATAATCTTATCTTAGGTAGACCATTTTTAAATAGATTTGCAGCAATTGTGTCTACAGTTTACCTTTGTGTTAAGTTTCCTGTACAGGATAATGAAGTGGCCACCATATACGGTGACCTCCAGGAAGCTCGGCAATGCTATAACATAAGCTTGAAGCCCATCAAAAAGAGTAACATGGCGCAGGTCAACTTCATACAACCTGACCAGTCGAGATTGACGGAAATAGATCCAAGAGCCGACTTTGAAGATCAGCCTATGCCAAATGAGGACTTAATGAAGGTCCTCCTAACCGATGATCCCATGAAATTCACTTTTGTAGGAACGACGATCAGTAAGGAGGAAAAAGATTCCCTTATACGGTTTTTGCGTGAGAATGCCGATTTATTTGCCTGGACCCCTGCCGATATGCCCGAAATAGATACATCTATCATTACACACAAATTGGCAATTAATCATGAAGCTTGGCCAATCtcacaaaagaaaagaaatctcGGCGCCGAGAAACGCCTTGCATCTCTTGCGGAGGTCAAAAAGCTCATTACGGCTAACTTCATCCGAGAAATTAGATTCACAACATGGCTCGCCAATGTTGTTATGGCAAAAAAGAGTAACg GAGCAACATACCAGAgactaatgaataaggtcttcgagAACCAAATAGGTCGGAATAtcgaagtttatgtggacgacatggtCGCTAAAACCATAGTCGGCAACACTCATGTCAAAGACCTAGTAGAGATTTTTGG CAAGTCACTCCAAGGCGCCGATCTTCGCTACCCAAGGTTGGAAAAACTCGCACTGGCCTTGGTCTTCTCGTCGAGACGACTCCGACCATACTTCCAGGGACACACCATCATCATCAAAACCGAACAACCTCTTCGGCAGATCCTCTCAAAATCCGAATTAGCGGGCAGACTTACCAAATGGGCCATCGAGCTTTCAGAATTTGATATTCAATACCAACCAAGAGGATCTGTCAAGTCCCAATACTTAGCCGATTTTGTGGCAGAGCTCACCCAGCCAGGTCTGGAAGAAGAATTCTCAGATTGGACCTTGTTTGTGGATGGAGCTTCAAACCCCCAAGGGTCGGGGGCAGGAATACTATTGGAGAGTCCCGAAAGTATCATCCTTGAGCATTCTCTCCGCTTCTCCTTTAAAGCAAGTAATAACCAGGCTGAATACGAAGCCTTAGTCGCTGGGCTCAG GAATGAGGCCGATCTTGTACTAGCCGAGGCTCATGGAGGAATATGTGGGATACACTCGGGGGCAAGGAGCCTAGCACAGAAAATACTTCGAGCCGGTTTCTATTGGCCGAGCCTCTGGGAGGATAGCAGAAAGAAG AACCTAAAGATAAACCAGCACTTCTCATCTGTGGAGCACCCGCAATCTAATGGCTTAGCCAAAGCCGCTAATAAGGTCCTCCTGCACGCCTTAAGGAAAAAGCTCGACGACGCCAAGGGACTTTGGGCTGAGCTAGTTCCAGAAGTATTGTGGTCATACAATACTACAGTACACACATCTACTAAAGAAACCCCATTCCGCTTGGTATATGGATCTGAGGCAATGATTCCTCTAGAAATTTCGCAACAATCTTTACGAACGCAAGCAGAAAATCATGATCAAGCTCGCCAAGCAGAACTCAACTTAATAGAGGAAGTCAGGAATACAGCATCCATTCGCCACCGAGCTTTACAACAGCAGCTTGGCCGAAGACATGCTAAACGAGTTCAGCCAAGATCCTTCAACATTGGAGATCTTGTGCTCAGAAAAACTGAAGAAGCTCGCCGACCACCTTCCCATGGAAAGCTTGCAGCAACATGGGATGGACCTTACCGCGTACTTGAAGTCCTCGGGAGAGGAGCTTACAGACTAGAACATTTGGATGGTACTAAGCTCCCGAGTACATGGAATATCAACTCTTTAAAGCAATATTACAGTTAA